AATTCCACACAGAGCCGATGACGTCGATCCAAAGAGCGAGAGATTCATCATTTTCTGTCGATGATTATATATTACTGTGCTCATGCGGGACTTTTTTCCGTCGATATAAACTCTCCGCGCTTAGAATGTACACATACCATACAATGGTCCGTCACACTGTTGCTATTAGCTTCGTTTTTGTTGTTCACGTGTCTGTTTGGATTGCAGGCTCCGTCTCTTCgttgctcttcttcctcctcctctttctcgtCCCGCTCTTTGTTGTCAACGCTCTGCCTGTAGAAGAGGATAAGAGGTTTCCTCGAGCAGCGCCGGACAGACAGAAAGCGCCCAAGGCAGGAAAAGTGCGAAGTCAATGAGCGAAGGATGACTAGAAAGAGACGGAGAGCCGAATTGCCCGTTGTGCCATCTGAGTCACTTCGGGTGCAGCGTCGCCACGGTGACGTGCCGagcggctactccaacatggcGTCCAACTGGTCGGCCAGGTCGTCGAACATGCTGCCGATGTCGTCGAGGATGCTCACGGTGGTCTTCTGCTCTGTCACGGAactgcgcgcgcgcacgcacgcacgcacacacagaagcaAAAATTGATCCCATCTACGCAGTCATTCATCATTGTCAattattaatacaaaataactCATTTAAAGATTTATTAATAGTGACTATCATTTTTATGTCAATTGGGGTTTTGTTACGGGACTACAGTGTGATTTAAccttgagccccccccccccccccccccccccccccaaaaaaaaacaaaaaaataaagctgaatTTGTTATCCAAGTTTGGAAACTAAGAAAGACAAGCTAATCAATTtaatacaatactgtagaaCCTTAGAAGTGGAAGAAATCTTTGTTCttattgaaatgtgtttttgtcatggCATTAGAtgaatattgattctgaactgctccacaTTAATGGACAAGAGCTGCAGTCGCATGCTGTTATATTGCGTTCTTGTACAGTACCGATGGTGTCGACAATTCCGACACGCAAGCGGCGTATTGAAAGGTGGATGAGGTCACTCCCCGCTCCATGTGCAGGTACTGTACTACTAAATGCAGCGAGCGCCCGCCACAGATGAGCGGTAATGCTCACCCTCAAGACAACATGAGATGTCACCCGGCAAGTCCACCCGTATTTGAAGCCCCTTTCAAACAGGAGCCATATTGTAGCGTCGGGATTGATCTTTCACGCAGAGCCCCGAGAAGGCCGCCCGCATGGGCCGTATCGGAAACGGCCCCTTTGTATGTAAACACGAATGAAGCCTAAACATTGATATGACCTCTGATGGCTTTGTAGTGGCATATTGTGTTGAAAAAAAGCCCTCGTAGACGTGTGCGCTACTCACTCCTCCTGCCGCAGTATTTTGTCCTCCACGGCCTGCAGGGCGGCAGCCAGCGACGCGCTCGTCTCATCCAACTTCTGACGCACCGAAGAATCCGCACCGAAGTCTGTCGTCGAGGAGATCGGCGTATTCGTCCCGACCGCCGTCATCCCGCTGTCCACAGATACGCCCCCGATGGAGGAGCGAGGAGGCTTGACTGGCGGGCTGGGAGTGGCGGGGGTCTGAGGAGTCTGCGGCGCGGTGGGCGTCTGCGGGGTGTGCGGACTTTGCGCCGACGGGCTCGGTAACTTCACGTTCGGCGGACTGGGGGTCTCGGAGCCGGGCGGCGAGGGCGGCGAGCCGGTCCGCCGGGCCGCCGCAGGGTGCGGCTTTGCCGGAGTCGGGGAAGGGGGGCCGGTCGCGGAGGGGATCGGCTTGGCTGGCTTCGGTGCCGTGGGCGGGGGGGCAGGTTTTGGCGAGACAGGAGGAGGAATCTTTTTTCCTTCCGCTACAGAGGATGAGAGCAGGAGGTTAGGATGGAAGTCTGTTCAGTTCCCAGTGGCTTTAATTAAGGGCCAAAGTTCACAGCGTGTTCTAGTTTCAATGAAATGAGGACACGGCCGAAGTAACACAAGCACGCGTACTTGTGCGCCTGTCCCGCAAATTCTGAATCGCGGCAACAGCAACAACCGTCGAACTGATTTATTATAACCGCTCACTAATGTCACGCCACATCCGATAGTGACGCTCGCGCGTGATATTTGGCGAGGCCTCCATGACGACTTGCGTGCTTGAGCTCAGGAGTAAGAATAGAATGAACGATGGAAGAGATGAAGTCACAACCTCCCCAAAACCTGCACACAAGTCGTGTACGCCGCATCGATTCGCGCCCCTCCAACtcatccttctgctgtggctctcTGGGACTTTGAAAATTTcacttcaatttgtttttctttgagctCGTTTGCTTTTCAATTGCAGTTCTAAATTTGAAGATTATGTTGCCCTTGtaacattcaaatatatttgcattttttggcgCTTCAAATAGGAATGTGCGGCACCTGCCGCGAAGGTTATTGAGCTATTAGCCCCCCCGGTAGATAAAAGCACAGAAGAGAAACGTTTCTGGGGAATGTTGACTAAAGTAAGCTTCAACCAAGCGGCACGCTGTGTTTTTTCCTGTGGGAAGGAGAGAGTTATTAATCAATATTAAAGCTCGCCAACCCCTGCCCTCTGTGGAAAAGAGCAAGAAAGCCTTGGCCTCCTTTCATATGAAATGTCCGGGTGCTGCTTCCAATGTGAAATGGACCCTCACATCCTCACCCAGcgccacacgcgcacacacgcacatacctGGACTGCCAGGCGTCCCCGGTCCCGGCAAAGGGACTCTCTTGTTTGAGGCCGTCTGCGGGCCTCCATGTCTCTTGATCTGTGCCACAGCTGGCTTCGGGGAGACTGGCGGCTTTGGTTTTTTCACTGGAGCTTCTTCACTTCCCACTAGAACTCCTTTGTCCAAACTGTCCCTTCGAGGAGCAGCAGTCACTTGGGATGGCGCTTGTGGCTGCTCCGTCGCGCCGGCGTCAGACACCGGGCGGCGTTTCGCCGTGGCTGTGCCGTTCTGGTAAGGTAGCGGCCGTGTGGTGTTTGGCCGTCCGTTACCCGTGGGTTCTCCGTTCGGACCTGCGAGGTCTGCGAAGCCCTCCGGCTCCTTGTCGCGACTCTTGGGCCTCCGTTTGACGGTGGACGACTCCTGGAGGGTGAAGCCCGATCCGTTCGGGTGAGTCTTGGAGCTGCGGGGCCGTCGCTTTAAGGTCGCAGTGGCTTCCACCCGGGAGACGTCTTCCTCGGTGTATCCGCCATCTCCCTGGGGTCCCTCGCCGTCACTCTGCAGACAGACACAAAATACACACTAACGGAAAATTCATACATTCGTGGCAAGAGGTCATTTTTGCACAGTCAAAACAGATACGTGTATAGAAATTCTGTTGATAACAACAAACATGAACAGTCTGCTGAGTTTAAACATCACAACAGAGATAAAGTCCGATTTCAAATCATCGATACAGTGAGCCCCCACCAATTCGCAGATCAGCATTTGGGAATTAGGCTTATCGCAGATTTTTGTGGGAACCTATTCTcatcatttgctgaaaagcttgactattcgctgtttttgtgcatAGGCGAAAGCAATACGATTACGTTGCCGCCAATCTGTTGGAATCTCGGTGTGGTTTTAGGTCAATCTAATGACTAATACcgtttgtgtaaagtgctagtGCACGTTTCGTTTGCCCAGGTGTGATGTCACATCAGTTTGCGCTAGCGTGTTATTTAGGCTATTATGCTAGCTAATACAATTGATGAGCCTCACGTGAATGTTGTTGTAGTTTAACTATTGAATACAGTCATTACGTAACATGGGTTCaagattgtgtacatgctactGTGTACGTTGATGTTTTACGATCGTCTCccttttaagtgctttgctgccatcttttggCAATTACATGCAATTACAAGCTCCTTCGTGGGGGAGGGCCGTCAATTATTGACAGATTTTTGGTATTCGCCACAGGGCTCGTTCCCTAGCCCACATGAATAGCGGGGGCTCACTGTAAACTGTAGATCGACCGATAGATCGACCGATAGATCGACAGATAGATCGAccgatagatagatcgatagatagatagatagatagatagatagatagatagatagatcgatagatagatagatagatagatagatagatagatcgatagatcgatagatcgatagatagatagcacAAACATATGTACAGATAGCTACCTGTCCTTCTCCTCGAGCTTGTCGGCGGATAGTCAGGCTTCCCTCCTCTGCAAACGGCAGGTTTTCAGAGGAACTGCCGCTTCCTCCGGGGCTTGGATTGGGGGAGGACGAAGTTACAGGGAGCAGGGAGGATTCAGGCTGGGAAACGACAGAAAGTGTTGGCTGCTGGCGCCTTGCAGCTGCCACCAGCTCAGTGACCGGCCCACTAATGGTCCGTCGCCGGTTCACGACTTCACCGTCCAGTCCGATGGTTTCGCGTGTTTTCCCTGCCTGAAAGATCAACAGGACCGTAATGTTGGTCACAGCACGATCACATGTTCACGGACTCTATATACACGTATGAGCCTCAATTTCATACCTGCAGGAAGTTCTTCTGCAGTGCCATCCCTTTGGCTCCACCCCCGATAGACGACATTTCCAGCATGGCAGCGATGCTCCTCACACTTCCCATGCTGTTTGTTTCGACAGCTCCTGTTTCAACAGACACTCCCAAGTCGCTGGCCCGTCGTTGTTGGCGGTAAGGCACATCCAGCATCCCATCAGTGGTCGTCAGCACTTGGAGCGGTGTGTTGCCTTCAGTCAGGTTAGAGTTAGAGGCGGATATTGCCGAGCTCGAGCGTTtggggggcggtgggggtgGCCCTTTTTTCTTTTGGCGCAGAGCGATGGACTGCGGCTGGTTGCGAGTAACGGTTTTGTCCTGGTAGCGCACAGAGTGGCTGCGGCTGACACGGTGGGTTACCGTGGCGTATTTGCCACCGTCTGCTCGAACGTTTGAGCCTTGCTCTGAGGTGATCTGATCTTCCCCACCccgtcctcttcctccccccGTCCTCTCATCACACTCGCCATCTGAAGCAGCATGCCGGTTGAGACTGTTGGCTCGCTTCTTTTGCAGTTTTGAGGGGTCTGCTGCATCGCCGTCTGCAAGCTCACCCTGTGGCGGGAGGCGGAGGAGTAGGACCTGTGCTTGCGCGCGATCCCCGATCTCATGCGGGTGGTTCTGGTGTATTTGATTCTGCTGCGGGGACTGGACTGGAGCTCCACAATATTTTGGAGACTGAGGGGTGTGCGAGTGTGGTGACACAGGTCTTTCACCTTGGATGAACTGGGGGGACACTCTGTGTTTGGACTGGGGAGAAGATGTACTCTGGACGGAGGAGGTGGAAGAAGATGATGAGGTCCTGGTCTTGGTTGGAGTGTGAGGTGGTGTGTAGGGAGGTGCGGGCTGGGAGTGGGAGTGACGGTGTTTGCCTTGAGAAGACACGCTGCTCCTGTGGGAGGAGGTGCCTCCCTGGCTGCTCTGCTGCCTCATTGTCCTTGCCTCCTTCTTAGGTGGTCCTCCTCCTCCAGAGTTCACATCATCGGGATCCTTGTTGAGACTACGCGTTGGCTGAGATTGGACCTCCTGAGCTGAATGGGTCATGGCATTTTGCAGCTCGCTACTCAACTCGCTGTCCTGGAAGGTGCTCATTTTTGGAGACATCACATCTAGACAGAGAAAAAGATGTTTCTTTAACCATTGACACATCTCATTTCTCAGCTCTTGATACAAAATGCTCACAGTAAGTTGAAAAGTTCGACCAGATGCCTTCAACATATTACCCGCTAACTCACCATCCGGGGGAGGGCTTTCCATCGACATCACTTCCTGCTGCTGAGTGATGGGTGCAGGCTTCTTTCTGAGGGAGCCCCGCCCATCCGAGTTGCGCTGCATTTCAGCCAGTCGCTTCACTGCCAACATCAGCTTCTTCTGATGGCCTAAAACATTGACAGGTTggaatgaaatgtttttgtgtacaTGACCTTGAACgaggcggcacggcgggcgaccggttagcacatctgcctcacagttctgaggaccggggttcaaatcccggcgccgcctgtgtggagtttgcatgttctccccgtgcctgcgtggcttttctccgggtactccgggttctccggtttcctcccacatcccaaaaacacgcatgctaggttaattcaAAACTCtacaattgcccgtaggtgtgaatgcgagtgcgaatggttgtttgtttgtatgtgccctgtgattggctggcaaccagttcagggtgtaccccgcctctcgcccgaagatagtgaggagaagcggtacagaaaatggatggatggaccttgtcagtgttgggaaggttactttggaaatgtaattgGTAAAAATGTTCAAGTTACCCTCTTGGACATGTAATACTAGTGTAACTGTTTCgattacattttgaatgtttttaaaatttttcgAATGAAAGCATCAACAGTACCCTTGgggttttccacaaaaaaagtggataaGCATAGATAATAAGTTTGGTATTAGCCACATATTTGTTctatacacaaataataaacagataacaaaacatttgtttgttgcattgtacgtgtacagcatgtggagaACCACCATACCAtagcatgttgacctaatgacaaacgTGCACAATCTAGACTTCATATAAAGAACTACTCAAATCTGTTTGATGTTATCTCGCTAACTCAAATTTGAGTAATGAGCTCCCCACAGCCCTGCAAGTTCAaaattgtatatactgtacgtttATGTATACGTCCAAATTGTGACATTTGACCACGTCAACAAACTGTGATCATGTCCTACCATTCGCATATCAATGTTCATTGAAATGTTGCGGGCACAGTTATGTTGATAAATAACGAGAAAGAACAGTCCTTGAATCTCAAACAGCGTGGTAATCACTACATGCAGGCCCTCACTGTGACTGCACTTCTAAGAGTGGATATCTTACCCAGTTTGGTAATACCAATTTCCTGTAGGTCCTCCCAAGTGACGTCCGTGATGAAGTCGATGTTTTCGTAACCATTCTGCACTAATACTTGGTGGTACTGACTTAGACCAATAGCACACAACCACTCTCCAAGACTGGCCTACGGGAACATGAGAAATAAATCAGCTGACACTGTTTGGAAAGGCCGTCACTGATGTATGGCATAGCCGTCACTATGCCATACACCAGCATTCAATTCTTTCAATTTagatattgtgtgtgtttgtgtgtgtgtgtgtgtgtgtgtgtgtgtgtacgcacaGGTTTGTGCCCAGGCAGCCACTCAGTGACACTCAGTTTATTAATCTCGGTTGTCATCTTCTTTCTGTGACCTGGTTTAGTTATTCCGATGGCTGTCAGATcctacaaagacaaaacacGTTCAAGTCTCATACTGCAGTGACATACGCGGTCTTTCGTTTACACATACTGTCGCTGcgaaagcgagagagagcgagagacagaGGGAAAAGAAAGTGTGAGAAAGcgcagagggaaaaaaaaaatccaaaaatgcAAGAAAGACGAGCAAATATCTGCAAAGTTCAAAACTATTGATCGAATTCTTTTTCtcacatttggggaaaaaaaaaaaaaaaagatatattgcATATGCCTTGGCAGtataatcaatcaataaaacagTAACCACTTCTACTCATTTGGGATTTTCGCTGGCTGACTATGTTGGGCACAAGAAAGAATTACAACAAACAGCTACATTAAactgcacgcgcacgcacgcacgcacgcacgcatttAGTTGCATCACTCGCagattaccatttttttttgttgaattctCCAGCAAGGTGAGAAAGATACCTGTACATTACCTTTAAGTAAGACTATACATATAACATGGAGCTGAGTGATGTTATTTACGTCATCGGCGTAGGAACCGATGAGTCAATTTAATGAGCTGACACTTGTTTTGTATCAACTACTTGGCTGCAAACAGCAGAGATGGGGGGACTCGAGTCGCTTGACTTGACCCAAGCCGACTCGAGTTGCCAGTCTTATGACTTGCGGCTTGCTTGTCAAATACttaagacttgacttgactttagacttggtagccaagagacttgacttcGCTTTGACCCGAACTACACGGACTCGACGATGGCTGACGTTGAACTTCATGCGTCACTCGGAAACTCACAAAGACGAACGTAGAGAATGAACCCAAACGCCCAAACCCTAAAGAGGTGTGGAGACGTTTGTGGGCACGATGAAAGAAGACGCTAGAAGATGCGTTATAGGTCTGCTGTACGGGATCACTTCGCGTTACGATCACGGCAACGAAGTCGTTGACAAAAGTGCATTCCACCGTTACTAAGTACAGGACACATTGTGAGGAGATATGTGTGAATATCATTTTCATACTCAACGTCTATGGAAGCGTCACCGTCGGCTCGgtgataaagctgtctgcacAATGTTTTGAAAAGTTAGAGCCGGGGCGTATGAAACCTACCCTTTAATCTAATGAATGAATTTTCAGTGCTTCGAAATGAGATTGTTTCATCCGAGTTATGAGAGCACGTAAGCAATCACGTTAgctctgttgtttatttttacttctcttGAAAAGAGTTCCATTTTTTCaaatgagttgtacaggttatgtgTCACATTAAAGGTGAAGAAAGGTGACAATATTGACTATATATAGCTTTTGTTGAATGGCGTTCTCGTGAAGAACATAaggagttacaaggctgtcaccaCAAAGTACATGgcatagtttgttcagaaagGTTCAGTCAACttgaaaacaattcagtgcaatgaATTCAATGAATCATAActtcagttgttgttcatttaactttcataaggtgtgaatacttttgtgtgtgttcaaacgccattttattaccactccaatatagCGTATGTTGCCACCGGCGCAAGATTGTCTGACTTGACTTTCGACTCGCTTAAACCAACTAATGATCGACTCGACTTGACTTTCTTGACTGATTTTCTTTGCCCAGGgcgacttgagacttgcacatatgCAACTCACGCCCGCCTCTGGCAAACAGCAACATAACATCAACTGAGGCCAACACCCATACAGACCTCGGACAGAGCACAACTCCTCTAGGCAACGTTAACCTGATCAATACaacactggcatggaaacaAGAGTCAAAAACATTCAGCGAGACATTCTCCCAATTGTTAAGTGCAACCCTGCATACCGATGGAgcgttttctctgggtacactgacttcctcccacattccaacaacattcatggtaggttaattgaagaccacTCATTGTCCGTGTGAATgatttgtctgtatgtgccctgccatcgGCTTGCCggtctagggtgtaccctgcctcttgcccaaagtcacccgggataggctccagcacccctggcAAACGTAACAAGGACAcgtgatatagaaaatggatgggtggattaaGCCGAAGATGTGTAaatgttagcacatctgcctcgcagttctgaggagcggggttcaatccccggccccgcctgcgtggagtttgcatgttctccccgtgcccgcgtggcttttctccgggggctccgctttcctcccacatcccccaaaaaacatgcacggtaggttaatttcagactctaaattgcccgtaggtgtgaatgcgagtgccaatggttgtttgtttctatgtgccctgcgatcggcggGCGACCGgtcccgaagataactgggagaggctccagcacgcccgcgacccgcagaaaatgggtggatgctTCGAGTTAAAACAAAATTCATTAAATAAAGATTTTCAGAATGTATTTGAAAAcgtattgttatttattattatagcaGGTATGGTACAATTTTAGTGGTCCTGCCCCTTGCCATCAAATTCGACTTTATGTGGCCCCTGAATTTcagtgagtttgacacccttggttTTGACTATTAATTCAGACAACTGTaattactttgtgtgtgtgtgtgtgtgtgtgtgtctccatacagaaggaatcatgaagtcctctaaaacattctggcagactgcagagtttaccaacacctgcacggGACATTGCACCGCAAATCACGACTGattgtggatatttcacactggagctcaagcagcttgggttctgttcttcacccgtcttcctccaaacccttggatcTTGAGTcgcgaatgaaaggcacacttgcatgggaaaagaggacctcggaccactgGCCGACAGTCcactccttctcctcctcgaCCCGTGGAACCCGACGGTCGTGGCCCATCTCCCGCCTGCGTCTGAATGTGGGGCTTTTTGAAGCTgcgactcccgcctcattccaccctttctggatctctgctagattcttgaatcttctctgtttgataatccactgaagcccacggtcatctcttttgccggtgcatcttctcctgccacattttgtccttccattgatatgcgTGGACACAGCagtctgtgaacagccagcctccttagctatgaaccttcgtggcttacccatcctatggagggtatcaaagatggtcttctggccacttgtcaagtctgcagtcttccccatattgaacccaactgaagcCATTGAATGACGCCTGGGGAAAACTGTGCAGGTGCTTGGAGTTCAGGAGATGATTATTGTGCGACACTCAGTTGAAAACATTTacggcctgcaaaatttgggccgATTTCGTCACAgtgttctaattttttgaatttccGAGTTCGTGGGTTTGATGAGCTGCAAgcccaaatgatgtaaaaaggaacaaataaataccgggccctgaatctataatctaggAAAGGTTCACTTTTCGAggggaattatggaaataaataaacgtttccatccatccgtccagtTTCTGTGCCACtaatcctcacgagggtcgcgggcgcgccgagcctatcccagctatcttcgggccgggggcggggtacaccctgaaccggtcgccagccgatcgcagggcacatagaaacaaacagccaaagggtctgtatatacaCTATCGATATCTCTTTTTAAACCGTGGCCAAATGCCAAATGCTTCGATCTGTTTCCCTGTGGTGCCCCACAATACCTGAGAGACATTCGACAAAGGGGCTCCAGCATTCATGGTTATTTTTGTGAAGTGGAGGTTAAACTGTTGACTCGACCGGTCTTACCGATCACTCTTTTCCTTCAAAGGCTTCCAATTACATCCCGGATACAAGACACCGCACATTTCCGACTAGAACTTAACATGGGCTTTCTCGGGTTTAGCATGCAGGAATCGGCGGGAGGCAATGTTTGTGCATCACGGGAAGAAACAAACTGTGCCCGGTGAAAAGGTGACACGAAAAGACAACCAAGTGTCAGAGAGAGATGCAGGTTAACACCGGGGTCGACACGACAAGGGTTACACCAGAGCAGGCTTGGCGAGAGGCACATTTGAGTCatttaaatgtgtgtattttttttgcatgcatcaTCGAAACCACGAGGGCAGCATAAATCAAATCTGTGCAGACTTGTCCACTTTGCAGTCCTCGGAGGAGCCCGGGACTGGCATTGGGGATCAGTTGCCTTACCTCGGGGGTCATTCGGCTAATTGCGGGCAAGTCATACCCGGCACCCAGGAAGTTGGGAGCGTAGACCTGCAGCTGAAAGTCACTCAGCCATTGGACAACTGCTTCTGAGCTCTACAGGAGAGAAAATAGGAGGGCACTGTCACTGGTTCCATGTCAGCCACTTTCTCTCTGCAGGGCCACGTCGGGGCGCTCGGCCCACAAGCTGCTCTGGCCTTATGTTGTTGCTGATCTACTAAATATAGGGAGGATTATTAGGAGCTTAGTAAACCATCACACTGAATGTTGACCGTGTGAATGAACAAGGCATTGAAACTAAATACTTTTCATATCCAATAAACATGATGAAACATTTTGACAGTGATTGCAGCCTGGGGGCAACAGCTTTCTTAAGACCTGCGTAATCCCAAATTGAATTTTCACTTCTGACAACATTTGATGTTGCACCAGGAGTTAACTGACAGAAGGACAGACAGCCTTGTCGTTCGCCTGAGTGTGTGGCTTCAGAACACAAACTACGTGTTGCCATGTACCGCCTCATTCTTCTCGAGAGTACACGCTGCTGATTGCAGAAATAGCCACGCGTtcccacaaacacaaacacggctttccgtgattttttttttgttaccactTCAAGCGCTCCACTAACTGCTACTGCTACATTTCCCTGAGTGCTATAGTGTACCGTAATATGATGAAAATAACGATAACGTTCGCAAGTGTCCCCGATGCTCTGTGACAGGTCATCCGACGCTGCATCGGCACCAGATGTGGACTACTTGAAAAGATCAACCGTATTACTCCAAGTGATTCGGAGAATAACACCAATCGGGTATTCTGGCGTTATCGTAGTGTATACCGTATGATCGAATATAACGACTTCTTGAAACCTTTTGTCGATTTACAAGTGTTTTCTGACAACCGATAGTGTAGTGTAGTTCATTTCAGTTCAGATCAGTtccattttatttgattcaaaGCATTTGGCTCATCAAAGTTTCTTTTGTTCTATTCGTTTGAATGAAATTGAGGAATTTCGGTTTGATAGTttgctttattttcatttttgcttcGTTTAGCTCCATTcgggcgaccggttagagcgtcagcctcacagttccgaggacccgggttcaatccccggccccgcctgtgtggagtttgcacgttctccccgtgcccgcgtggcttttctccgggcgctccgctttcctcccacatcccaaaaacatgcagggtaggttcattgacgactctaaattgcccgtaggcgtgaatgtgagtgcgactggttgtttgtttgtacgtgccatgcgatcggctggcatccggttcagggcgtaccccgcctcctgcccgatgactgctgggataggctccggcacgccccgcgacccgcgtgaggagaagcggctccgaaaacggatgcatggatggatggatagctccATTTAATTTGGATTGGATTTTGATTTAATAGTTTAGTTCCATTTCTTTtatcatttttggaaaatttgGTTTAGTGTAGTGAAGTTGTTTCATTCCTTCATCAATTCAAGACATTCTCTACATTTGAACGGCGCAAAATGATCGACTAGAGACAAACAACACTGTCAAACCTAAATATGGGATAGAGGGAGAAAGCAAGCCAGCAGACAAGGCGAAGTTTTCAGCAATTCTtacacatttgatgtttctATCCCAAAGTTCATTTCCTTGTTAAATGGTCTTTTACACCTAGGCTCGTCAAATAATTCAACACGGAATGCTGAGCGTTGCTAGATTCCTCGGGAATGTAGCTAACAGATGGTCCTAAGAACatggcacacgcacacactctccTCCACGCATTATTCAGCCATTTACAACTGCCGCATATCACCGCTACAAGAGCTAATTGGCACACCacctccaaataattacaaaacaaCCAGTGACCTTCAATGTGAGCCCACGCCCGCACTTCAGCAAATGACAGTTTACTGCACATGTTCTAAACTCCCGTTTCACACCTCGTGCGGTGAGCTCATGTGCCCACGCTGCGCGCcaggacacacagacacacacagcaacTCAACTCAGACTTGTGCCCCTTTCAGCGAACAATCAAAAAGACATCTCGGGAAAATATGCAGGACGTCGCGACGTCAAAACAGAAGCATTGACTAAAAGGAgtggaggaaaaat
This Phycodurus eques isolate BA_2022a chromosome 16, UOR_Pequ_1.1, whole genome shotgun sequence DNA region includes the following protein-coding sequences:
- the caskin1 gene encoding caskin-1 isoform X8, with protein sequence MGKDQELLQAVKTEDLLAVQKLLQRPRPGKAKLLGSAKKVNVNFQDTDGFSPLHHAALNGNMELITLLLESQAAVDIRDQKGMRPLHYAAWQGKAEPMKTLLKSGSSVNIQSDEGQIPLHLSAQHGHYDVSEMLLQHQSNPCIVDNAGKTPLDLACEFGRVGVVQLLLSSNMCAALLEPKKGDTTDPNGTSPLHLAAKNGHIDIIRLLIQSGIDINRQTKAGTALHEAALCGKTEAVRLLLESGINATVRNTYSQTALDIVYQFTATQASKEIKQLLRDASAALQVRALKDYCNNYDLTSLNIKAGDVITVLEQHPDGRWKGCIHDNRTGNDRVGYFPSTMVEVISKRTGGDRSSLGSSGSATSVRSSGSGQSAGSAAHILHAQAEGVKLLATVLSQSAKAKEHLLEQSKSVDQPAVGSASSSRTSSLSGCPLHEAPPYDAAANRKGEATGEGKSSEAVVQWLSDFQLQVYAPNFLGAGYDLPAISRMTPEDLTAIGITKPGHRKKMTTEINKLSVTEWLPGHKPASLGEWLCAIGLSQYHQVLVQNGYENIDFITDVTWEDLQEIGITKLGHQKKLMLAVKRLAEMQRNSDGRGSLRKKPAPITQQQEVMSMESPPPDDVMSPKMSTFQDSELSSELQNAMTHSAQEVQSQPTRSLNKDPDDVNSGGGGPPKKEARTMRQQSSQGGTSSHRSSVSSQGKHRHSHSQPAPPYTPPHTPTKTRTSSSSSTSSVQSTSSPQSKHRVSPQFIQGERPVSPHSHTPQSPKYCGAPVQSPQQNQIHQNHPHEIGDRAQAQVLLLRLPPQGELADGDAADPSKLQKKRANSLNRHAASDGECDERTGGGRGRGGEDQITSEQGSNVRADGGKYATVTHRVSRSHSVRYQDKTVTRNQPQSIALRQKKKGPPPPPPKRSSSAISASNSNLTEGNTPLQVLTTTDGMLDVPYRQQRRASDLGVSVETGAVETNSMGSVRSIAAMLEMSSIGGGAKGMALQKNFLQAGKTRETIGLDGEVVNRRRTISGPVTELVAAARRQQPTLSVVSQPESSLLPVTSSSPNPSPGGSGSSSENLPFAEEGSLTIRRQARGEGQCVFCVCLQSDGEGPQGDGGYTEEDVSRVEATATLKRRPRSSKTHPNGSGFTLQESSTVKRRPKSRDKEPEGFADLAGPNGEPTGNGRPNTTRPLPYQNGTATAKRRPVSDAGATEQPQAPSQVTAAPRRDSLDKGVLVGSEEAPVKKPKPPVSPKPAVAQIKRHGGPQTASNKRVPLPGPGTPGSPAEGKKIPPPVSPKPAPPPTAPKPAKPIPSATGPPSPTPAKPHPAAARRTGSPPSPPGSETPSPPNVKLPSPSAQSPHTPQTPTAPQTPQTPATPSPPVKPPRSSIGGVSVDSGMTAVGTNTPISSTTDFGADSSVRQKLDETSASLAAALQAVEDKILRQEDSVTEQKTTVSILDDIGSMFDDLADQLDAMLE